The Myxocyprinus asiaticus isolate MX2 ecotype Aquarium Trade chromosome 39, UBuf_Myxa_2, whole genome shotgun sequence genome window below encodes:
- the LOC127429675 gene encoding zinc finger protein 70-like produces MHQKLHTDNNPYMCKVCGKSYSSTYSLKEHEKLHSGLTPYKCEVCGKVYAQRSGLKMHEGVHKETPHKCSICGKMFGLPNCLKVHMLIHYGKKPHKCETCGMSFRLSGNLRRHRRVHTGEKPYSCEVCGKRFGQPSNVKAHMQIHTGMKPYTCQKCGKS; encoded by the coding sequence ATGCATCAGAAGCTCCACACAGACAACAATCCATACATGTGTAAAGTGTGTGGTAAAAGCTATAGCAGTACGTATTCATTAAAGGAACATGAGAAACTTCATTCAGGGCTGACGCCGTACAAGTGTGAAGTGTGTGGTAAGGTTTATGCTCAGAGATCTGGTTTGAAAATGCACGAAGGTGTTCATAAAGAGACCCCACACAAGTGTTCTATCTGTGGGAAGATGTTCGGCCTGCCAAATTGTCTGAAAGTGCACATGCTCATTCACTATGGTAAGAAACCGCACAAGTGCGAAACATGTGGAATGTCCTTTCGCTTATCAGGAAACTTAAGGCGACACAGGCgtgttcacactggagagaagccatacagCTGTGAAGTCTGTGGGAAAAGATTTGGACAACCCAGTAATGTAAAAGCTCATATGCAAATCCATACTGGAATGAAACCCTACACATGCCAGAAATGTGGGAAGAGTTAG
- the LOC127429773 gene encoding zinc finger protein 85-like isoform X4, translated as MNHTEKKGSCKTCGKTFADLKTHELVHLEVKPYLCGVCGCGFTVKGSLQAHQRIHTGEKPYSCNTCGKTFSTSGNLAGHQRVHSNEKPWKCNNCDKTFKTKKKLKSHQLVHTGEKPHTCHVCGQTFVHLMSLKSHIHIHSGAKRYACGICSKQFNLTKYLMRHMAVHGAQKSFTCETCGKSFAFNYALKKHQLTHSDNGNSFRCEVCGKSYITASRLEMHQKLHTDNDPYMCKVCGRSYSSTNSLKEHEKLHSGVAPFKCEVCGKTFAQRAGLKMHEVVHKETPHKCSICGKMFGLLNCLKVHMLIHSGMKPHKCETCGMSFRLSGSLKRHRRVHTGEKPYSCEVCGKRFGQPNNVKAHMQIHTGMKPYTCQKCGKSYAYVRNYNDHKCKPV; from the coding sequence ATGAACCACACTGAGAAGAAAGGAAGCTGCAAAACATGTGGGAAAACCTTTGCAGATCTCAAGACACATGAACTTGTCCACCTGGAAGTAAAGCCATACCTTTGTGGTGTATGTGGATGTGGCTTCACTGTAAAGGGGAGTTTACAAGCACACCAGAGAATCCACACAGGTGAGAAACCATACAGCTGTAACACATGTGGGAAAACATTTTCAACCTCAGGTAACCTGGCTGGCCATCAAAGAGTTCATTCAAATGAGAAACCATGGAAATGCAACAACTGTGACAAGAcattcaagacaaaaaaaaaactgaaatcacACCAGCTTGTGCATACAGGAGAGAAACCTCATACATGTCATGTATGTGGCCAAACGTTTGTGCATCTCATGAGTCTCAAAagccacattcacattcacagtgGTGCAAAACGTTATGCATGTGGCATTTGCAGCAAGCAATTTAATCTGACAAAATATCTGATGAGGCACATGGCAGTACATGGAGCACAGAAGTCATTCACGTGTGAAACATGTGGGAAAAGTTTTGCTTTTAATTATGCTTTGAAGAAGCACCAGCTCACACATAGTGATAATGGGAACTCTTTTCGTTGTGAGGTATGTGGGAAGAGCTACATTACTGCCTCTAGACTCGAAATGCATCAGAAGCTCCACACAGACAATGATCCATACATGTGTAAAGTCTGTGGTAGAAGCTATAGCAGTACGAATTCACTGAAGGAACATGAGAAACTTCATTCAGGGGTGGCTCCATTCAAGTGTGAAGTGTGTGGTAAGACTTTTGCGCAGAGAGCTGGCTTGAAAATGCACGAAGTTGTTCATAAAGAGACCCCACACAAGTGTTCTATCTGTGGGAAGATGTTCGGGCTGCTAAATTGTCTGAAAGTGCACATGCTCATTCACTCTGGTATGAAACCGCACAAGTGCGAAACATGTGGAATGTCCTTTCGCTTATCGGGAAGCTTAAAGCGTCACAGGCgtgttcacactggagagaagccatacagCTGTGAAGTCTGTGGGAAAAGGTTCGGCCAACCCAACAATGTAAAAGCTCATATGCAAATCCATACTGGAATGAAACCCTACACATGCCAGAAATGTGGGAAGAGTTATGCATATGTTAGAAATTATAATGATCACAAATGTAAACCTGTATGA